Proteins from a genomic interval of Pseudomonadota bacterium:
- a CDS encoding EAL domain-containing protein yields MYRSWQEGINRILGLVLEPVPFDEKLKRITDGVVETFGADFCRIWIIGKGDLCSAGCMHAEALEEPHVCRYRDKCLYLKASSGRYTHIDGKVHRRVPFGTYKIGRIASGEEIRFLTNNVQRDPRVHDNEWAKNLGLVAFAGYQLRPQDGETLGVLALFAKFEISPDMDATLEGLSEAIALVIQKDIAERALAESEWALIQIKKAVESSGEAIGMANPQGSHFYQNKAFLDLFEYSVEELNKPLEPIVTYADPEVGREVFETIMQGSPWVGETIMVAKGGRRFPVFLRADAVKDDNGNIIGLIGIHTDITERKQAEEALQKSEEKYRYLVDNMNDGIYIIDEKGTILFANNALASIHGFDSPDKLLNKCFIEFVEPSARKEILKSYKNGIQSGKMFNEIEIPIISVDGSMVYVLIRPFIIRDGERITSTGGIVRDITERRRAEEALHRSETKFRTLYDSSSDAVMLLDEKGFFDCNKATLAIFGCATQEEFSSKHPAILSPPQQPCGTDSMVLANQMIATAMEKGSIRFEWTHKRNDTGETFPAEVLLTAMELDGKQVVQAVVRDITERKHTEDRIQYLATHDVLTGLPNRSMFSQLLNHAIQAAQRYQRQFAVLFIDLDRFKIINDTLGHEAGDQLLQEIATRLKQPLRAVDIVGRLGGDEFIILIEEVNELSQVTIVANKILTSIIKPITLMGQKCRITASIGICMYPKDAEDEQSLMKNADIAMYLAKEEGKNNYQFYSEDIQSKSLERLSIETNLRFALERNELSLHYQAKVDFKTNAITGVEALLRWQNPYLGSVTPTQFIPVAEETGLIMSMGRWVLKTACAQNVAWQQQGLPAVCMAVNLSLRQLTDDNLINDIGAALKDSGMAPNLLELEITESMVMHNPAHMISVLAKIKSMGVRLAIDDFGTGYSSLAQIKHFPIDTLKVDRSFIRNIPKDAEDRAITEAIIAMGKTLSLTVVAEGVETVEQMNFLKEHSCDEMQGYYFSKPIVPEQFADLLRKHAPSPLK; encoded by the coding sequence ATGTATAGATCCTGGCAGGAAGGGATAAATCGAATCCTCGGTCTGGTTCTTGAACCTGTCCCGTTTGACGAGAAGCTGAAGCGCATTACCGATGGCGTCGTTGAGACTTTCGGCGCAGATTTCTGCCGGATCTGGATTATCGGGAAAGGAGACCTGTGCAGCGCCGGCTGCATGCATGCCGAAGCCTTGGAAGAGCCGCATGTCTGCCGGTATCGCGACAAGTGCCTGTACCTGAAAGCCAGTTCGGGCAGATACACCCATATTGACGGGAAAGTCCACCGGCGCGTCCCGTTCGGCACCTACAAGATCGGGCGCATCGCATCCGGGGAAGAGATAAGATTCCTGACAAACAATGTCCAGCGCGATCCACGTGTCCATGATAATGAATGGGCAAAAAACCTCGGACTGGTGGCGTTTGCCGGCTACCAGCTGCGACCTCAGGATGGTGAGACCCTCGGGGTGCTGGCCCTCTTTGCGAAGTTCGAGATCTCTCCGGATATGGACGCCACTCTTGAGGGGCTGAGCGAGGCCATTGCCCTTGTCATCCAGAAGGATATCGCGGAACGGGCGCTGGCAGAGAGTGAGTGGGCGCTTATTCAAATCAAAAAGGCCGTAGAAAGCTCCGGTGAGGCCATTGGCATGGCAAATCCTCAGGGGAGCCATTTCTACCAGAACAAAGCCTTTCTTGACCTGTTTGAATATTCGGTCGAAGAGCTCAACAAACCGTTAGAACCCATCGTTACGTATGCAGATCCTGAGGTGGGACGCGAGGTCTTCGAGACCATTATGCAGGGCTCCCCCTGGGTGGGCGAGACCATAATGGTAGCCAAGGGTGGGCGGCGATTCCCGGTTTTTTTGCGGGCAGATGCGGTCAAGGATGACAATGGCAATATTATTGGCTTAATTGGTATTCACACAGACATCACAGAGCGTAAGCAGGCGGAGGAAGCACTGCAGAAGAGCGAAGAAAAATACCGATATTTGGTAGATAATATGAATGACGGAATCTACATTATTGATGAAAAAGGCACTATTCTATTTGCCAACAATGCATTGGCGAGTATTCATGGTTTTGATAGTCCTGATAAATTATTGAATAAATGTTTTATAGAATTCGTAGAGCCATCGGCAAGAAAAGAAATATTGAAGAGCTATAAAAACGGAATACAATCCGGGAAGATGTTTAATGAGATCGAGATACCTATTATAAGTGTAGATGGCTCTATGGTGTATGTTCTTATCAGACCATTTATTATTCGCGATGGGGAACGAATTACTAGCACGGGTGGAATTGTTCGGGATATCACCGAGCGCAGACGGGCGGAGGAGGCACTGCACCGCTCGGAGACGAAGTTCCGTACGCTCTACGATTCGTCCAGCGACGCGGTGATGTTGCTGGACGAGAAGGGCTTTTTCGACTGCAACAAGGCGACCCTGGCGATCTTCGGCTGCGCGACCCAGGAGGAGTTTTCCTCGAAACACCCCGCCATTTTGTCACCGCCGCAACAGCCGTGCGGCACGGATTCCATGGTGCTGGCCAACCAGATGATTGCGACGGCGATGGAAAAGGGCAGCATTCGCTTTGAGTGGACGCACAAGAGAAACGACACCGGCGAGACCTTTCCCGCCGAGGTGCTGCTCACTGCCATGGAACTGGATGGCAAACAGGTTGTTCAGGCGGTTGTCCGCGACATCACTGAGCGCAAACACACCGAAGATCGGATTCAGTACCTCGCCACACACGACGTCCTGACAGGACTGCCCAACCGCTCGATGTTCAGCCAACTGCTAAATCATGCCATTCAGGCGGCGCAGCGTTATCAGCGTCAGTTTGCCGTGTTGTTCATCGACTTGGATCGCTTCAAGATTATTAATGATACCTTGGGGCACGAGGCAGGAGATCAACTGCTGCAAGAAATCGCCACGCGGTTGAAGCAGCCGCTGCGGGCAGTTGATATTGTCGGTCGTCTGGGAGGCGATGAATTCATTATACTGATCGAAGAAGTGAATGAGTTGAGTCAAGTCACAATCGTAGCCAACAAGATCCTTACCAGCATTATTAAACCCATAACTCTTATGGGGCAAAAATGCCGTATAACGGCGAGCATCGGCATCTGCATGTACCCGAAGGATGCCGAAGATGAGCAATCCCTGATGAAAAATGCCGATATAGCCATGTATCTTGCCAAAGAGGAAGGCAAGAACAATTACCAATTCTACTCTGAAGATATTCAATCAAAATCGTTAGAACGTCTATCGATCGAAACAAACCTGCGCTTTGCCCTTGAGCGCAATGAGCTCTCTTTGCATTATCAGGCAAAAGTTGACTTCAAAACGAACGCGATCACTGGCGTAGAGGCGCTCCTTCGCTGGCAGAATCCATATCTTGGTTCGGTAACCCCCACGCAATTCATTCCCGTGGCCGAAGAAACAGGTCTGATCATGTCCATGGGCCGATGGGTATTGAAGACCGCGTGTGCCCAAAATGTCGCCTGGCAACAGCAGGGTCTTCCCGCTGTCTGCATGGCGGTAAATTTGTCACTGCGGCAACTCACGGATGACAATCTGATAAATGATATCGGGGCAGCTTTGAAAGATTCCGGCATGGCGCCAAACCTGCTGGAACTCGAAATTACCGAAAGCATGGTGATGCATAATCCTGCGCACATGATTTCTGTGTTGGCTAAAATCAAAAGCATGGGCGTGCGGCTGGCCATTGACGATTTCGGCACCGGATACTCTTCTCTTGCCCAAATCAAGCACTTCCCCATCGATACGCTCAAGGTGGACAGATCCTTCATCCGCAACATCCCGAAAGACGCTGAAGACAGGGCGATCACCGAGGCGATTATAGCTATGGGCAAAACCCTAAGTCTTACCGTCGTGGCCGAAGGTGTAGAAACGGTAGAACAAATGAACTTCTTAAAGGAACACTCCTGTGACGAGATGCAGGGTTACTACTTCAGTAAACCTATTGTGCCGGAACAGTTTGCCGATTTGCTGCGGAAACATGCCCCCTCTCCACTGAAGTGA
- a CDS encoding phospholipase D family protein, whose product MFRYLTLIIIAILMTGCASLPKDIPKVPSYAVEIRDETKLGKTVALKAEKHPGESGFYILPSDIDAFIARALLVEAAERTLDLQYYIVNDDLTVSVLMERLIRAADRGVRVRLLFDDLGTGLNDSQLWLLNNHPNIEIRLFNPVPDRRKGFPRLFALVGNFKLLNHRMHNKAFVVDNTIGIVGGRNLADEYFGAREDQNFSDMDIMAAGPIVKDISKSFDIYWNSEWAIPFEFFDSRQPADEDYKKAFEILKEKNNKARDSKYAVSLRESDFLNRLVAGNISSSWAKGFVVYDLPEKITDDDHTNSAVYLGTQLFSLIKDVKSEVILISPYFVPGKTGVEFYGKLQESGIQVRIGTNSLASTDVVSVHSGYARYRKSLLEKGVEIYEMKPETGDKEKEGRRRFIGSSRGSLHAKIYIFDGKSVFVGSRNLDARSKQTNTEIGIYVESPEIAEQARKFFENGSLPQYSYKVTLSDNSSLIWKTEENGKEVVYTHDPMTSIWRRLSVQFMSIFVPESFL is encoded by the coding sequence ATGTTCCGTTATCTAACACTTATTATCATCGCCATCTTAATGACGGGTTGTGCTTCATTGCCGAAGGATATCCCGAAGGTTCCATCCTATGCTGTTGAAATCCGGGATGAAACAAAACTTGGAAAGACTGTGGCTCTGAAAGCGGAGAAGCATCCCGGTGAGTCCGGTTTTTACATATTGCCGTCAGATATTGATGCGTTTATTGCCCGGGCTCTTCTCGTTGAGGCCGCCGAGCGCACCCTTGATCTTCAGTATTACATTGTCAACGATGACCTTACCGTTAGCGTTCTCATGGAGAGGCTGATCCGTGCCGCAGACCGTGGAGTCAGGGTACGGCTGCTTTTTGATGATCTCGGTACGGGGCTCAATGATTCCCAGTTGTGGTTGCTCAACAACCATCCCAACATTGAGATACGCCTCTTCAACCCTGTTCCGGATCGGCGTAAAGGATTTCCCCGTTTATTCGCCCTTGTGGGCAACTTTAAACTGCTTAACCACAGAATGCACAATAAGGCGTTTGTTGTTGATAATACTATCGGTATCGTAGGAGGACGGAACCTTGCCGATGAATATTTCGGGGCAAGGGAAGATCAGAATTTTTCTGATATGGATATAATGGCCGCAGGCCCTATTGTGAAGGACATTTCGAAAAGTTTTGATATATATTGGAACAGCGAATGGGCAATTCCTTTTGAATTCTTTGATTCAAGACAGCCTGCCGATGAGGATTATAAGAAGGCCTTTGAGATATTGAAGGAAAAAAACAATAAGGCGAGAGATTCGAAATACGCGGTTAGTCTCAGGGAATCCGATTTTCTGAATCGTTTAGTTGCCGGTAACATCTCTTCGAGCTGGGCAAAGGGTTTTGTGGTGTATGACCTGCCCGAAAAGATTACCGATGATGACCACACGAATTCTGCCGTTTATCTTGGAACGCAATTGTTTTCCCTTATAAAAGATGTAAAATCGGAAGTGATCCTCATATCTCCTTATTTTGTTCCCGGAAAGACAGGTGTTGAATTCTATGGCAAATTGCAGGAAAGCGGTATCCAGGTCAGGATTGGAACAAATTCCCTCGCTTCTACGGATGTAGTGTCGGTCCATTCCGGTTATGCGAGGTATCGTAAGAGTTTGCTCGAAAAGGGTGTTGAAATCTATGAGATGAAGCCTGAAACCGGAGATAAAGAGAAGGAGGGAAGGAGAAGATTCATCGGCTCGTCCCGGGGAAGCCTTCACGCAAAAATTTACATCTTTGATGGAAAGTCTGTTTTTGTGGGCTCCAGGAACCTTGATGCCAGGTCAAAACAGACAAATACAGAAATCGGCATTTATGTAGAAAGCCCCGAGATTGCCGAGCAGGCAAGGAAATTTTTTGAAAACGGGTCATTGCCGCAATACAGCTATAAAGTAACCCTATCCGATAATTCCAGTCTGATATGGAAAACAGAGGAAAATGGAAAGGAAGTTGTGTATACCCATGATCCGATGACATCCATCTGGCGTCGCCTTTCTGTACAATTCATGTCTATCTTTGTTCCTGAATCATTTCTTTAG
- the pyk gene encoding pyruvate kinase, with protein MRRAKIVCTIGPVTSSEKQLEALITSGMDVARLNFSHGDHASHGEVIKRIRKVSKRLKKEVSILQDLQGIKIRVGRLKGEKVKLEKGAGLTILKGDEEGDGKRIFIDYPWLIDDAKVGDFILLDDGLMKLEVTKKDKDALGATVIEGGILKEHKGVNLPHMKISAPFFTEKDKKDLEFGITMDVDYVALSFVRTATDVKTVKKWLSKRGAQIPLIAKIEKEEAIHNIDGILEEVDGIMVARGDLGVEMPLEEVPMFQKMLIEKANMNGRIVITATQMLESMTQHSRPTRAESTDVANAVIDGTDALMLSGETSAGKYPIEAVRVMDRIISYTETAMPTQSAAHKRQKDILKPEGSELPRAIAHAASRAAEETGARWIVAFTKSGFTARLISKFRPATPIVALSPDEQVVRRMPIYWGVIPYMVRNMENTDQLVNEVESALVRSGYAKSGDRIVIVASLPPSISGKTNFMKIHEIK; from the coding sequence ATGAGAAGGGCAAAAATAGTGTGTACCATAGGGCCGGTGACGAGCAGCGAAAAGCAGCTTGAGGCGCTCATTACCAGCGGTATGGATGTGGCGAGGTTGAATTTTTCACATGGTGATCATGCGAGCCATGGTGAAGTGATTAAAAGGATCAGAAAGGTATCCAAAAGGCTGAAAAAAGAGGTCTCCATCCTCCAGGACCTTCAGGGCATCAAGATAAGGGTAGGGCGGCTCAAAGGAGAGAAGGTTAAACTTGAAAAAGGCGCCGGACTTACCATACTGAAAGGTGATGAGGAAGGGGACGGCAAAAGGATATTCATCGATTACCCCTGGCTGATAGATGATGCAAAGGTTGGGGATTTTATCCTGCTTGATGATGGTCTCATGAAGCTCGAAGTTACAAAAAAAGATAAGGATGCCCTGGGCGCCACGGTAATTGAAGGCGGGATATTAAAAGAACACAAGGGTGTTAATCTGCCGCATATGAAGATCAGCGCTCCATTTTTTACCGAGAAGGACAAGAAAGACCTGGAGTTCGGCATCACAATGGATGTTGATTATGTTGCCCTCTCTTTCGTGAGAACCGCGACGGACGTAAAGACCGTAAAAAAGTGGCTCTCAAAAAGAGGCGCGCAGATCCCCCTCATTGCAAAGATTGAAAAGGAAGAGGCGATACACAATATTGACGGCATACTGGAAGAGGTGGATGGAATCATGGTTGCGAGAGGCGATCTGGGGGTAGAGATGCCCCTTGAAGAAGTCCCCATGTTTCAGAAGATGCTCATAGAAAAGGCGAACATGAACGGGCGAATCGTTATTACTGCGACGCAGATGCTCGAGTCGATGACCCAGCATTCAAGACCAACACGGGCGGAATCCACTGATGTGGCCAATGCGGTGATTGACGGAACGGATGCCCTGATGCTCTCCGGAGAGACTTCAGCAGGAAAATACCCCATAGAAGCCGTAAGAGTGATGGACAGGATCATCTCCTATACGGAGACTGCTATGCCAACGCAATCTGCTGCGCACAAAAGGCAAAAGGATATTTTGAAGCCGGAAGGGTCTGAACTGCCCAGGGCGATTGCCCATGCAGCATCCCGGGCCGCAGAAGAAACAGGGGCCAGATGGATTGTGGCCTTTACAAAGTCAGGATTCACTGCGCGCTTGATTTCCAAATTCAGACCGGCAACACCCATCGTTGCATTATCACCCGATGAGCAGGTTGTGAGGCGGATGCCTATCTACTGGGGTGTTATCCCTTATATGGTCAGAAATATGGAAAATACCGACCAACTCGTCAATGAAGTAGAATCTGCCCTTGTCCGGTCGGGGTACGCGAAGTCCGGAGACAGGATTGTCATAGTGGCAAGCCTCCCGCCTTCAATATCGGGTAAGACAAATTTTATGAAGATACACGAGATTAAATAA